The Vanrija pseudolonga chromosome 1, complete sequence genomic sequence GATCACCTTATTGACACGTCACGTTGAATGACGGAAGCAATTCAATCAATCCGTGCCTGGATCAACGCGACGCGCCTGGGTTGAGGTCATCTGTTGACAACATGCGGCGGCAGGTGGAGGAACTCTCACTAAACTCTCAACATCACCTCACCGTGCCGGGAGAAACCAACAACGCCCCCATGCCTCCACCACGGGCAAGTACACGAAACAAGCGGCGAGTAGTcgactcgggcgacgagagtagcgatggcgccgagtcgccccAGCGGCCCAcgcgcaacaacaacaacaacaagcgcgcgcggttagacgccgaggaagacgaccaGGACGATGTCGTCGACCTGATATCAGCagacgaggacgtcaagcCCCGTATACGTAACAAGGGGaagcagcgcgccgctgcgagcgacgaggaggacgaagaggacgacgaggaagacgaggacgagggcgaggcagACGCCCAAGCCAATGGCAACGGCGGaccaccttccctcctcatgcagcgcgacgaggacgggtgAGTTGGCACACTCATGCAGCACTCTAACCCAACAGATTCGTTCCGGGCGCCATTGTCCGCATCAAAATTCGCAACTTCATGACGTACGACTTTGTCGAGTTCAACCCAGGACCCAAGTTGAACATGATCCTGGGCCCTAACGGAACCGGCAAGAGCTCGATCGCCGCAGCCATCGTCATCGGGCTCGGCTTCCCTCccaaggtgggtggcgacTTGTGACACCGCTGACTCCAGACCATGGGCCGTGCCCAGGACCTCAAGTCCTACGTCAAGCAGGGaaccgaggtcgccgagacGGAGATCGAGCTCAAGGGGCCAATCGGCAAGCCAAACTTAGTCATCTGGAGGCGATTCAGCCGTGACAATGACAAGTCAGAGTTCAAGCTCAACGGGAAGGCGGTGACGCGAAAGACTATCGACAAGCTGGTCGCGAGCTTTGACGTCCAGGCAACCAACCTCTGGTGAGTGCACTCCCGCCACGGGTTACGCTCACCCGCAGCACCTTCCTGCCCCAGGACAAGGTCAGCGACTTTGCCAAGATGAACCCAGAGTTCGTCCTCAAAGAGACGatgctcgccgctggcgacaGTCGGATGACGGAATGGCACGAGAAGCTCATCACTCGAGGTGGCGAGGCGAAGGATGTCGACAGCGTGGGTTGGCTCTGTCGGATCTGTGCTAACATTGGCAGGCACTAGCGGTCAACATGCAGAAAAGAAACCAGCTCCAAACTCAGGTCGATGCACTCGCACCAGATGTGCGCTCGTATGAGCAGCGAAAGGAGCTCGAGTTTGAGGTACGTTCGTTATCCGTAACACCATTCTGACTATTATAGCGCGATGTTCTTCAATGCCTTGTTATTGCGGCCGAAGCATTCAGACTCAATGATGTCACCGTTgccgccaaggagaagaagcagaAGGCCCGGCAGAAGCACGATGCCGCAGGGGATAAGCAAGCTCAGTTCAAGGACCTGGTGAAGTGGGTGCCATGTTGACGGCCACTCGCAGCGCTGACAATTCTCCAGATCTCAGAAGCGGCGACAGGAAAAGTTGGTTGATGAtgtcgagaaggagcggGTCAGGCTCGATAACACTCGCCGCGAGGTGAGAAAGGCCAAGGACGATTGCAAAGCAGCCGTGAGTCTCGTCTACGACAGCATCCGTTGACCGGCCTCCAGGAACGGCAGTCAAAGGAGCTAGAGGAGAAGCTTCGTTCCATTGGATCCGAGGCTAGGAAGCGAGAACAGGAAaagcagcgcctcgaggccagGATCACCGAGCAACAGGCCATCCTCGATTCCCCCCAGGCCGATGTCACGGGGCGGCTTGAACTGCTCGACAAGCAGAAGGTATGCTACAGCCCGTAGCTCGCATCTAATTCCTGCAGAAAGAGTTGCTCGCCAAAGTTCGGCCACTCGAGGTCAAGCGTGATGAAGCTATCGCCAAGCATAGACAATTCACAAGAGATATGACCCAGATTCAGAAAGACATTGCGGATGCTGAGGCACAGTAAGGCTTGATGAGTTCTGGCACTGACAACCACCAGAAAGCAGAGGCTCTCGTCGATCGAGCTCAAGCGCAAGCAGGCGGCGTTCAAGTTTGACCCCTCGATTCAATATGTCTGCCAATGGCTCGAGAAGAATGAGGACAAGCTGAAGGCTAAAGTTTGCTTGCCCCCCATGATCAGTGCGAGTGTTCCGGACCAGAGGTATGCGTGGATGGTCGAGGCGTGCACAAGTGCCAACCAGAGGAAGGCAAGTACAGCGCTGGTTCCCCTCTCACCCCCGTCAGACATTCATTTGCCAAACCGAGGAAGACTACAGGACTCTGCTGTCTCTGAACGGCACCATGTTCAACCCAGAGCCTGGGAAGACAGTCAAAGTTGGAATCCACTTAGCAACCGTCAACGTCACCCAGGAATCTGCGAATCCCCAACGCCCTTGCTCACAGGAGCGGGTAAGCCCAGAACAGCATCGTTGTAGTGCTGACCCTTCAGCTGCGAGACCTGGGATTCGATGGCTGGGCCATTGACTTTGTTGAGGCAGACGCCCCAGTCGTGGCGTACCTTTGCGAGTACGCGAAGATGCACCGCTCGGTGAGTTTGACTATGATGGATGGGTTCTAACGTTCCGAGGCACTCACTCAACGGGACGGAACTCGCATTGCCTCGGACACGGTGGCGGAGGCCGGCATCACCTCCTGGGTAACGAGGACGGATTCGAACCGCGCCACCCGCTCCCACTACGGTACACGGGCCTTCCAGATCACAAGCAATCCTCCGCGCCTGGCAGTGGCTTTCAACATGGCGGGTGCGTTGCAATTCAACGTCAAGCAGTTACTAATGATACCCCAGTTGACGTCGAATCCATCAACAGGATCTCCGAGGATGTTGCAAAGTTGCGTCGACAGCAGCATGAGATTGAGAAACCAGCTGCCAAAGCTAGAGTGGATGCTGATCAGTACACTACCGACACCGCCGACTTGAGAGGCGAGCTGGTACGTACTGGACACTGGCCTTGGCTGACTGGCATAGGCCGACGTCAAACAAAATATGGAAAAGCTGCAACGTGAAGCCCAAAAGTACACCAGGGCCCGCATTGAGATCGGTTAGTGACCCGGACAGCCCAAAAGGTTCGTCGCTGATTGTCCTAGATATGGCGCAAAGTAAACTGGACGAGCTGAAGAACAAACCCTCGCCCGAGGTCACAAAGAATAAGATTCAAAAGGCATTGCTTGAGCAGGTGGAAGACCGCAAGAAGGGCTACGCGAAGCTCCAGGTGGGAAAGGGAGAGGAGACCAACGCTGACGTGCAAGCGAGCATGTCTTCAATCCGACACGGACATTGATAATCTCTTCAAGGCCACATTCGAGGTCACCAAGGTCTCGGCCAATCTGCGAGAGCTACAGACAGTTGAGAAAATCATCGGGGACAAGTTCGACGCCGCGTTCCAAGCCCTGGACGAAGGTATGCACTGTTCTTTGGGCGTGAGACTGACGGACAGCGACGGCCGTATACAGGCACGCCAAGAACAAGCAGGAGCGAACGTCCGCCGAGTTTATCGACAAGTCGGATGAGCAGCCGCCGAATGTTAGGCGGGAAATCAGGAGACGCTGCGATGTGAGCTATCAAGATGTGGTGGAAGTCTGACATCCCAGGATCGCGACCTTGTAGCTCGATCCAAGACCGATTTGATGACGGTCGAAACGGATCTGGACCTCGCCGTTGGTGTCACCGAGGACGTGATCGATCGCCACAGGCGTCTGTCGGCCGAGGTAAGTACCGCGTAGGGGAATACCAGTGCTGATTGGCGTAGTTGAAGGAGAGGGAAGCGACGGTcaaggagcagcaggcgcagctggcgcgtCTCCAGCAAGAGGTCAACACCATTCTCGCGAAACTGAaccccgccctcgacgctcTGGTAACAAGCGTTAGCACCAGGTTTTCGAATGCGTTCCAAGCACTGGGCTGCGCGGGCGAAGTTCAAATGGACCGGGTGGAGGGTGATCACTCCAAATGGGGCATTAAAATTCTTGTCAGCTACCGCGAAGACCAGGACCTGGAAGTGTTGACGGCCAGTCGTCAATCGggtggtgtgagtgtggcAGTTGTGGCAAGGGGCACCTATGCTGACTCGGTATG encodes the following:
- the smc5 gene encoding Structural maintenance of chromosome0s protein 5 yields the protein MPPPRASTRNKRRVVDSGDESSDGAESPQRPTRNNNNNKRARLDAEEDDQDDVVDLISADEDVKPRIRNKGKQRAAASDEEDEEDDEEDEDEGEADAQANGNGGPPSLLMQRDEDGFVPGAIVRIKIRNFMTYDFVEFNPGPKLNMILGPNGTGKSSIAAAIVIGLGFPPKTMGRAQDLKSYVKQGTEVAETEIELKGPIGKPNLVIWRRFSRDNDKSEFKLNGKAVTRKTIDKLVASFDVQATNLCTFLPQDKVSDFAKMNPEFVLKETMLAAGDSRMTEWHEKLITRGGEAKDVDSALAVNMQKRNQLQTQVDALAPDVRSYEQRKELEFERDVLQCLVIAAEAFRLNDVTVAAKEKKQKARQKHDAAGDKQAQFKDLVKSQKRRQEKLVDDVEKERVRLDNTRREVRKAKDDCKAAERQSKELEEKLRSIGSEARKREQEKQRLEARITEQQAILDSPQADVTGRLELLDKQKKELLAKVRPLEVKRDEAIAKHRQFTRDMTQIQKDIADAEAQKQRLSSIELKRKQAAFKFDPSIQYVCQWLEKNEDKLKAKVCLPPMISASVPDQRYAWMVEACTSANQRKASTALTFICQTEEDYRTLLSLNGTMFNPEPGKTVKVGIHLATVNVTQESANPQRPCSQERLRDLGFDGWAIDFVEADAPVVAYLCEYAKMHRSALTQRDGTRIASDTVAEAGITSWVTRTDSNRATRSHYGTRAFQITSNPPRLAVAFNMAVDVESINRISEDVAKLRRQQHEIEKPAAKARVDADQYTTDTADLRGELADVKQNMEKLQREAQKYTRARIEIGSSLIVLDMAQSKLDELKNKPSPEVTKNKIQKALLEQVEDRKKGYAKLQRACLQSDTDIDNLFKATFEVTKVSANLRELQTVEKIIGDKFDAAFQALDEATAVYRHAKNKQERTSAEFIDKSDEQPPNVRREIRRRCDDRDLVARSKTDLMTVETDLDLAVGVTEDVIDRHRRLSAELKEREATVKEQQAQLARLQQEVNTILAKLNPALDALVTSVSTRFSNAFQALGCAGEVQMDRVEGDHSKWGIKILVSYREDQDLEVLTASRQSGGERSLATVTYLMSLGEMSRTPFSLVDEINQGMDARAERAVHNLMVKVSCSEAAGQYFLITPKLLTDLNYHRDMKVLVVNNGVGIPDPSNKARRFGQLAASLDRYKRDHGITA